The following are from one region of the Sorghum bicolor cultivar BTx623 chromosome 2, Sorghum_bicolor_NCBIv3, whole genome shotgun sequence genome:
- the LOC8071876 gene encoding putative uncharacterized protein DDB_G0287975, whose product MQIRVQCGCGESSCPEWAVVELQGVVQPQASFAGDIRGLHIGRLCSAPSPSSSSKAGYTFTVGYHELAGTKVTLKKPLLVLRKKKVNAGCGEQEPPAAAEEVELEVIGIIRHKILFKDRPKALISKPPTKEKKTVQPAAK is encoded by the exons ATGCAGATCCGCGTGCAGTGCGGGTGCGGCGAGTCGTCGTGCCCGGAGTGGGCCGTCGTGGAGCTGCAGGGCGTGGTGCAGCCGCAGGCCTCCTTCGCCGGCGACATCCGCGGACTCCACATCGGCCGCCTCTGCTCCGCCCCCTCCCCGTCCTCATCTTCCAAG GCAGGGTACACCTTCACGGTTGGGTACCACGAGCTCGCCGGGACCAAGGTGACGCTCAAGAAGCCCCTGCTGGTGCTccggaagaagaaggtgaatgCTGGTTGTGGGGAACAAGagccaccggcggcggcggaggaggtggagctgGAGGTGATTGGCATCATCCGGCACAAGATCCTCTTCAAGGACCGTCCCAAGGCCCTCATCTCAA AGCCGCCAACCAAGGAGAAGAAGACCGTGCAGCCAGCAGCAAAGTGA